One window of the Eucalyptus grandis isolate ANBG69807.140 chromosome 6, ASM1654582v1, whole genome shotgun sequence genome contains the following:
- the LOC104451887 gene encoding MDIS1-interacting receptor like kinase 2-like, giving the protein MSTFQDMISLTSIDISFNELEGSLPNIPAFRNATIGVVRGNKGLCGDIAGLGPCTAPMLKGRNKNKKLLLVLIPTLGCLLSLLLVVGASSIGCRRIRKTKATSANGSYENPWVIWSFDGRTVYESIIEATEEFDAKYCIGVGGQGSVYKAQLQTGETVAVKKFKEAVDVEMANQKAFEQEIHALTEVWHRNIIRLRGFCSSSRHSFLVYKFLESGSLKDVLNNEERMATFGWNRRVNVVKGVAYALSYMHHECSPPIIHRDVSSKNILLDEEYEAHVSNFGMAKVLKPYSSNWTSFAGTFGYATPELAYTMEVNKKCDVYSFGVVALEVIMGSHPGDLISSLTSSSSSPSNNSTTSWPLKEVLDQRIPYPKGNVLGEVALVTKTAFSCLNPKPKHRPTMQQVSRAISTCNSIVRSALEDIKLEELVDPTCFTF; this is encoded by the exons ATGTCAACATTTCAAGATATGATAAGCTTGACATCCATCGACATATCGTTTAATGAGTTAGAGGGTTCTTTACCAAACATTCCAGCCTTTCGTAATGCTACGATTGGAGTTGTGAGAGGGAACAAAGGCTTGTGCGGAGACATTGCTGGTCTTGGCCCCTGTACAGCACCAATGTTgaaaggaagaaacaaaaacaaaaagttgctGCTAGTTTTGATTCCTACTTTGGGTTGCCTACTTTCTTTGCTTCTTGTTGTGGGAGCTTCAAGTATTGGATGCcgaagaataagaaaaacaaaggcTACTTCGGCTAATGGAAGCTATGAAAACCCCTGGGTAATATGGAGCTTTGATGGAAGAACGGTTTATGAGAGCATCATTGAAGCCACGGAAGAGTTTGATGCCAAATATTGTATCGGTGTGGGAGGACAGGGGAGTGTTTACAAGGCCCAGTTGCAAACAGGTGAAACTGTTGCTGTAAAGAAATTTAAAGAAGCTGTGGACGTAGAAATGGCCAATCAAAAAGCATTTGAACAGGAGATTCATGCTCTGACCGAAGTTTGGCATCGGAATATCATTAGGCTCCGTGGCTTTTGCTCGAGTTCTCGACATTCATTTTTGGTATACAAGTTCTTGGAATCGGGCAGCTTGAAGGATGTATTGAACAATGAAGAGAGGATGGCAACATTTGGCTGGAATAGGAGAGTGAATGTTGTCAAAGGGGTGGCTTATGCATTGTCCTACATGCACCATGAATGCTCTCCTCCTATAATTCATCGAGATGTCTCGAGCAAGaacattttattggatgaaGAATATGAAGCTCACGTCTCTAATTTTGGCATGGCTAAGGTTTTAAAACCTTATTCATCCAATTGGACTTCCTTTGCAGGCACCTTTGGATATGCAACTCCAG AACTCGCATACACGATGGAAGTGAACAAGAAATGTGATGTTTATAGCTTCGGAGTGGTGGCATTGGAAGTAATCATGGGAAGCCATCCCGGCGACCTCATTTCTTCACTCACGTCCTCATCTTCATCACCATCGAACAATTCAACAACTTCTTGGCCACTGAAGGAAGTTTTAGATCAAAGAATTCCATACCCAAAAGGTAATGTACTAGGGGAAGTGGCTTTAGTGACAAAGACGGCATTTTCATGCTTAAATCCCAAACCAAAGCATCGTCCAACCATGCAACAAGTTTCTAGGGCGATATCAACATGTAACTCCATCGTGCGAAGTGCATTAGAGGACATCAAATTGGAAGAACTAGTTGATCCTACATGCTTCActttttga
- the LOC120294439 gene encoding probable leucine-rich repeat receptor-like protein kinase At1g35710 translates to MASSQKQFSMLFLAYLLLIFPQQMSCLASSRSSSLVALTDASNYTVNEEVEALLTWKSKLDSESRYNLSSWNGTSPCSWRGIDCDPLGSVVSLNLSFSAIRGTLHSLNFSHLPNLVTLSLPYNNLFGNIPLSIGHLSKLIRLELFQNNLSGNIPIELGSLRSLQYLDLSDNNLTGPIPIEIFGLSKLTLLRFQNNKLSGSIPKEIGMLPVQYLDLSDNNLTGPIPIEIFGLSKLTLLRFQNNKLSGSIPKEIGMLPVQHLALSGNDLTGPIPDEIVSLSNLTYLFLAANNLSGFIPKEIGRLKSLHTLHIHENSIAGPIPSSIGNMSSLGSYCFLKINLSDPFQKK, encoded by the coding sequence ATGGCCTCGTCTCAGAAACAATTCTCAATGTTGTTCCTCGCTTACCTTCTTCTCATATTCCCGCAACAAATGTCTTGTCTTGCTTCATCTCGAAGCTCTTCTCTGGTGGCCCTTACTGATGCTAGTAACTATACGGTAAATGAGGAAGTGGAGGCACTCCTAACATGGAAGTCTAAGTTAGACAGCGAGAGTCGCTATAATTTGTCTTCATGGAATGGAACCAGCCCTTGCTCATGGCGCGGAATCGATTGTGATCCTCTGGGGAGCGTTGTGAGCTTGAACCTTTCATTTTCTGCCATACGCGGTACGCTTCATTCTCTCAATTTCTCCCATTTGCCCAACTTGGTCACTCTTAGCCTTCCCTACAATAATCTCTTCGGGAACATCCCTCTGAGCATTGGCCATCTTTCCAAGCTTATTCGTCTGGAGTTATTTCAAAATAACCTTTCGGGAAACATTCCAATTGAACTTGGGTCATTGCGATCTTTACAATATCTTGATCTTAGTGATAATAATTTGACTGGCCCAATTCCCATTGAGATATTTGGCTTGAGCAAATTGACGTTACTACGCTTTCAAAATAACAAGCTTTCTGGTTCCATTCCTAAAGAAATAGGAATGCTACCTGTACAATATCTTGATCTTAGTGATAATAATTTGACTGGCCCAATTCCCATTGAGATATTTGGCTTGAGCAAATTGACGTTACTACGCTTTCAAAATAACAAGCTTTCTGGTTCCATTCCTAAAGAAATAGGAATGCTACCTGTACAACATCTTGCTCTTTCTGGTAATGATTTGACCGGCCCAATTCCCGATGAGATAGTTAGTTTGAGCAACTTGACTTATTTGTTCCTTGCGGCTAATAACCTTTCTGGTTTCATCCCTAAAGAAATAGGGAGGCTGAAGTCTCTCCATACTCTCCACATACATGAGAACAGCATTGCCGGTCCTATTCCTTCTTCCATCGGAAACATGAGTAGCTTGGGGAGTTATTGCTTCTTAAAAATCAACTTGTCGGATCCATTCCAAAAGAAATAG
- the LOC104451892 gene encoding MDIS1-interacting receptor like kinase 2 produces MASLTYVDISYNDLEGALPNILAFHNATIEVVRGNKGLCGVIATLSPCTTTTSKGKNKSKKFILILIPTFGCLLSLLLIVGASSIVCRRVRKTEASLTNGSNENPWAILSFDGKMAYENILEATEEFDAKYCIGVGGHGSVYKAQLQTSETVAVKKLKEVVDVEIATRKAFEREIHALTEARHRNIIKLYGFCLSSQHSFLVYEFLECGSLKDVLNNEERITTFDWNKRVNVVKGVANALCYMHHECSPPIIHRDISSKNILLDEEYEAHVSDFGTAKVLKPYSSNWTSFAGTFGYVAPELAYTMEVNEKCDVYSFGVMTLEVIMGRHPGNLISSLMSSSSSSSRHSTDSWPLKEVLDQRIPYP; encoded by the exons ATGGCAAGCTTGACATATGTTGACATATCGTACAATGATCTAGAGGGTGCCTTACCAAACATTCTAGCATTTCATAATGCTACAATTGAAGTTGTGAGAGGAAACAAAGGCTTGTGTGGAGTTATTGCTACTCTTAGTCCTTGTACAACAACAACGTCGAAaggcaaaaacaaaagcaaaaagttcATCCTAATTTTGATTCCCACTTTTGGTTGCTTACTCTCTTTGCTTCTTATCGTGGGAGCTTCAAGTATCGTATGCCGAAGAGTAAGGAAAACAGAGGCTAGTTTGACTAATGGAAGCAATGAAAACCCATGGGCAATATTGAGCTTTGATGGAAAGATGGCCTATGAGAACATTCTTGAAGCTACGGAGGAGTTTGATGCCAAATATTGCATCGGTGTGGGAGGACACGGGAGTGTTTACAAGGCCCAATTGCAAACAAGTGAGACTGTTGCTGTAAAGAAACTTAAGGAAGTAGTGGACGTTGAAATTGCCACTCGAAAAGCATTTGAAAGGGAGATTCATGCTTTGACTGAAGCTCGGCACCGCAATATCATCAAGCTCTATGGCTTTTGCTTGAGTTCTCAACATTCATTTCTGGTGTATGAATTCTTGGAATGTGGTAGCTTGAAGGATGTATTAAATAATGAAGAGAGGATAACAACATTTGACTGGAACAAGAGAGTGAATGTGGTTAAAGGTGTGGCTAATGCTTTGTGCTACATGCACCATGAATGCTCTCCTCCTATAATTCATCGTGATATATCAAGCAAGAACATTTTACTGGATGAAGAATACGAAGCTCATGTCTCTGATTTTGGCACGGCGAAGGTTCTAAAACCTTATTCATCCAATTGGACTTCCTTTGCAGGCACCTTTGGATATGTAGCTCCAG AACTTGCGTACACTATGGAAGTGAACGAAAAATGCGATGTTTATAGCTTCGGAGTGATGACATTGGAAGTAATCATGGGAAGACATCCGGGAAATCTCATATCATCTCTTATgtcctcatcttcatcatcctcgCGCCATTCAACAGACTCTTGGCCACTGAAAGAAGTTTTAGATCAAAGAATTCCATACCCATAA